The genomic segment CATAGTTGATGGTTACTTCTGCCGCTGTGCCCGAAGTAGTAGAAACTGCAATGATGGGCAGGCACTTGTTTTTGGTATTGGCAACTCCCTCCAGGCTTCTTACATCGGCAAAATCGGGGTTGGTAATAATAATGCCGATTGCCTTTGCAGTATCAATCGCACTGCCGCCTCCAACCGCTACCAGAACATCTGCCCCCGCCTTTTTGCAAACTTCAACGCCTTCTTGTACATTGGCAATGCTGGGGTTTGCCTTAATATGGTCGAACACCTCGTAAGCAATACGCGAGTCATCCAGTACTTTGGTTACCTTGGCAGTAACCCCCAACTTCATCAGATCAGGGTCGGTTACAAGCAATACTTTTTTCAATCCTCTTGCTTGTATCTCGGATGCTACGTTTTGAATAGCCCCTTTGCCAAAATAAGAGGTCTCGTTTAATATGATTCTGTTTGCCATGCTAATCCTCTCCTTGCCATAATTTATTTACTTACAACTATCTTCAGAAAGGCCTCGTAGCCCTTCATCCATTCATCACTGGGTTGTGCAAAGTAAACAACAGGGTTAAACGAGTTTTTGATCACTTTGCGTGCTTGCTCAATGCCGTCAATTTCGCCCAATGCAATCAGCTGTACTGCTACATTACCGAGTGCGGTTGCTTCAATCGGGCCAGCAACCACATCACAACCTGTTGCATCCGCAGTGAGTTGACATAAAAAGTTATCTTTGGTACCCCCGCCCATCATATGGATACGGGAGTAGTTTTTGCCTGTACATTCACGAATCTGGCCATAGGCATACCTGTATTTCATGGCAAGGCTTTCGTAAATGCAGCGTACCACTTCTCCGTCAGTTTGCGGCTGATACTGCCCTGTTTTTTTGCAAAACTCCCGAATGCGCCGCGGAATGTTCCCCTGCGGTACAAACTCGGGGGCATCAGGATCTACAAAGCAGGCAAACGGTTTGCTTTGCTTTGCAAGCTGTTCCATATCGGCGTAGCTGTAATCTTTGCCTTCGCGGCGGAACTGCCTGCGTGTTTCCTGTATCATCCAAAGCCCGATGATATTTTTTAAGAAACGCGTTGTACCACCGTAGCCAACCTCGTTGGTAAGGTTGCATTTGTGCGAGCTTTCTCCGATTACAGGTGCTTTGAGTTCTGTACCGAACAGCGACCATGTTCCGCACGAAATAAAGATAAAATCTTCTTGCTCAGCAGGGGTTGCAGCAACGGCACTGGCAGTATCGTGCGATGCTACAGCAACTACAGGCTTAGGGTCTACCCCCAATTCCTCACAGATTATTTCAGAAAGATTGCCTGTTATTGTGCCGGAATCGACCAATGGCGCAAAGATTCTGCGCGGCAGCTGCAGCGTATCGATGAGGTGCCAGTTCCATTGCTTGGTGTATGGGTCTAAAAGCTGTGTGGTAGAGGCAATCGAGCGTTCTGCACAATGTTTACCCGTAAGCAGGTAACCAAACAGGTCGGGCATAAGCAAAAAGCGGTCGGTTTGCTGTAAAAGATGAGAACGTTTTTTTAGCAGCGAATAAAGCTGGAAGATTGTATTGATCTCCATAAACTGGTTCCCGCTGATGCTATACAGCTCTTTGGCATCCATTTCTTTGCAAACTTCTTTAATCATGCCGCTTGTTCTTTTATCGCGGTAATGCACCGGATTTTCAAGCAAAGTTCCTTCAGCAGAAATCAAACCGAAATCCACACCCCAGGTATCAATACCGATACTGTCGAAACCGCCGCCGTTCTTTGCTTTTAAAATGCCTTGCTTCATCTCATAAAAAAGCCTGAGAATATCCCAGTATAGCGTTCCATTTACGCTGACAGGGTCGTTATCGAATCGATGTATCTCTTTGAGGTTTATTTTGGTACCATCAAAACTGCCTAGCATCGCTCTTCCGCTGGAAGCACCATAGTCAAACGCCAAAACCTTTTTTTCCATAGCACATCCTCCTGATTATATCGATATTTGTTACTTGTTGTACTTTTTATAACCCGGATGTTTCCCGCTTACTTTGTAATAATCGGTTCTCAGCTTTAACAGTTTATCTATCTGCGGTTTTTCAATTTCTTTTGCTCCGCCCAGCAGATGCGCTGTAAAACTGATTTTTGCAAACAGCTCCAAAG from the Hydrogenoanaerobacterium saccharovorans genome contains:
- a CDS encoding rhamnulokinase, which produces MEKKVLAFDYGASSGRAMLGSFDGTKINLKEIHRFDNDPVSVNGTLYWDILRLFYEMKQGILKAKNGGGFDSIGIDTWGVDFGLISAEGTLLENPVHYRDKRTSGMIKEVCKEMDAKELYSISGNQFMEINTIFQLYSLLKKRSHLLQQTDRFLLMPDLFGYLLTGKHCAERSIASTTQLLDPYTKQWNWHLIDTLQLPRRIFAPLVDSGTITGNLSEIICEELGVDPKPVVAVASHDTASAVAATPAEQEDFIFISCGTWSLFGTELKAPVIGESSHKCNLTNEVGYGGTTRFLKNIIGLWMIQETRRQFRREGKDYSYADMEQLAKQSKPFACFVDPDAPEFVPQGNIPRRIREFCKKTGQYQPQTDGEVVRCIYESLAMKYRYAYGQIRECTGKNYSRIHMMGGGTKDNFLCQLTADATGCDVVAGPIEATALGNVAVQLIALGEIDGIEQARKVIKNSFNPVVYFAQPSDEWMKGYEAFLKIVVSK